A region from the Alnus glutinosa chromosome 5, dhAlnGlut1.1, whole genome shotgun sequence genome encodes:
- the LOC133868249 gene encoding uncharacterized protein LOC133868249 — MRRAYLRADPCQPILKPTEYPVSGPENHRRRFQASWFQTYSTWLKYSESKDAIFCHPCYIFAKKSTGRPGSDAFTVKGFTNWKNVNNGINCPLLGHVGTDPNSAHKIAVKCCEDLKNYSRHIGKGHDESSDSKNQGNFIKLIKFLATFNDKVDGVVLTNAPRNAKYTSPQIQKEILHIFATKVQNVIRKEIEDVKFCILVDEARDESKREQMAIILRFVDKDGFIRERLFYIVHVKDTTALTLKKKICDVLSCNDLKIQNVRGQGYDVASREAKSVHQFFENLNFIINIVVGSSNRNDELQSAQVAEIESMIASNEIEIGRGANQIGTLQRPGDTRWSSHFNSVCSLIKMFRASCSVIDTISKEGTNYSQRGDAEAAYMNMSTLSELCRGLAISGKSKIYNLIDRLIRLVLTLPVSTATTERAFSAMKLVKTRLRSRMEDEFLADNLIVYIEKEIAKDFMTEMIMDEFYSLKDRRH; from the exons ATGCGACGTGCTTATCTTAGAGCTGACCCATGTCAACCTATTCTTAAACCTACAGAATACCCAGTTTCAGGACCGGAGAATCATCGTCGTCGATTTCAAGCTTCTTGGTTTCAGACATACTCAACTTGGTTGAAGTATTCGGAATCAAAGGATGCTATCTTTTGTCATCCATGTTATATTTTTGCTAAGAAATCAACTGGCCGTCCAGGATCAGATGCATTTACAGTGAAAGGTTTTACGAATTGGAAAAATGTGaacaatggaattaattgtccTTTACTGGGGCATGTGGGGACAGAtccaaattcagcacataaaaTTGCTGTGAAATGTTGTGAAGATTTGAAGAATTATTCACGGCATATTGGCAA AGGTCATGATGAAAGCTCCGACTCAAAAAATCAAGGTAACTTCATTAAATTGATAAAGTTTTTAGCAACTTTTAATGATAAAGTTGATGGAGTTGTGTTGACAAATGCTCCACGGAATGCCAAATATACATCAccccaaattcaaaaagaaattttgcatATCTTTGCAACTAAAGTGCAAAATGTGATTCGCAAAGAAATTGAGGATGTTAAATTTTGCATTCTTGTTGATGAAGCTCGGGATGAGTCAAAAAGGGAGCAAATGGCaatcattttgagatttgttgataAAGATGGTTTTATTCGAGAGAGACTCTTTTATATTGTCCATGTCAAAGATACTActgcattaactttaaaaaagaagatatgtgATGTCCTTTCTTGTAACGACCTCAAAATTCAGAATGTTCGAGGTCAGGGATATGATGTAG CATCTAGAGAAGCAAAATCTGTTCATCAGTTctttgagaatttgaattttattatcaaCATTGTTGTTGGTTCTTCAAACCGCAATGATGAATTGCAATCTGCTCAAGTTGCTGAGATTGAAAGTATGATTGCTTCTAATGAAATTGAGATTGGAAGGGGGGCAAACCAAATTGGTACTTTGCAACGACCTGGAGATACTCGATGGTCTTCTCATTTTAATTCTGTTTGTAGCTTGATAAAAATGTTTCGTGCAAGTTGTTCAGTTATTGACACAATCTCAAAGGAGGGAACCAACTATTCTCAACGCGGTGATGCTGAAGCGGCTTATATG AATATGTCCACTTTATCTGAGTTGTGCAGAGGATTAGCAATTTCAGGAAAATCGaagatttataatttgattgaTAGGTTGATTCGTCTGGTACTGACTCTCCCTGTTTCTACCGCTACCACTGAACGAGCGTTTTCTGCCATGAAACTTGTAAAAACTAGATTGCGTAGTAGAATGGAAGATGAGTTTCTAGCAGATAATTTGATAGTTTATATCgagaaagaaattgctaagGATTTCATGACAGAGATGATAATGGATGAGTTTTATTCCCTGAAAGACCGTCGACATTGA